The Thiomicrorhabdus aquaedulcis sequence TTATTGCTAAGTGTTAGCTTGGCCATAGTTTACAGTGCCTCTGGTGGTGACCAAGATGTTATTGCTCGTCACATTCTGCGCATCAGTATAGGGCTTGGGCTGATGATTTTATTTGCGCAAATCCCTCCCAACATTTTATACATTTTTACGCCCTGGGTGTTTTTGGCCGGACTTGCCATGCTCATAGGCGTGCTGTTGTTTGGGGAGATTGGCAAGGGCGCACAACGCTGGTTAGAGTTTGGCAGCATTCGTTTTCAACCTTCAGAACTTATGAAATTGGCCTTGCCAATGGCCGTGGCTTGGCTGTTTGCCCACAGTCAATTTCCGCCCAGCCCGCAACGCTTATTGCTAGGCTTATTTATTATTGCGCTAACCGGCGGTTTAATTGTGGTGCAACCCGACTTAGGCACCTCTATATTAATTGGCATGAGCGGTTTATTTGTATTATTTTTTGCCGGCCTTCCCTGGAAAATTATTTTGGGCTCTGGTGCTACCTTACTCTTAAGCTTACCCATTGCTTGGCAATTTATGTACGACTACCAAAAACAACGCGTCTTAACATTTTTAGACCCCGAGACCGACCCACTGGGTACGGGCTATCATATTATTCAGTCTAAAATTGCGATTGGCTCGGGGGGAATTGAAGGCAAAGGTTACATGGGAAGTACTCAAGCGCATTTAGATTTTTTACCCGAAAGCACCACCGACTTTATTTTTTCTGTTCTCTCTGAAGAATTTGGGCTAATTGGCGTAGTTCTTTTGTTAGTACTTTATAGCTTGGTCATTGCTCGCGGTCTGTACATCGCGACACAAGCACAAGACAACTTTACCCGCCTGATTGCCGCAAGCTTTATGATGACATTGTTTATTTACGTATTTGTCAACATTGGCATGGTCAGCGGCATGCTCCCAGTCGTTGGGCTACCGCTTCCTTTGATTAGCTATGGCGGTACATCAATGATGAGTCTAATGATAAGTTTTGGAATTTTAATGTCGATTCACACGCACAAAAAAATGCTTATTGATTAAGATAGCCTTTATCCAAACACTCTTTTACAGAATATCGTCAGGGTTTTCAGGGTTTAGGTTTTGCTCAAAATGTGTTAAATTACCATTCCAATTTTAAAGTCCTTTTAAACCGTTTTTCACCCACAAATCAATATGGATGACCATGACCCTTCTTAAACAGTCCTTAAGTCTAGTGCTGATATTATTCAGTTCTCTCAGTCTTGCCAACACTCAACCCACTCCTGATTTAAGCAATATTGCCATGCCTGCAGTGGTGCCCACGGCACCTAGCATCGCTGGAAGCGCTTATTTACTAATGGATTTTAACAGTGGCAATACCCTAGCCGAAAGCAATGTAGATGCGCGCGTTGAGCCTGCAAGTTTAACTAAAATCATGACGGGATTTGTTGTGATAAACGAGTTAAAAAACGGCAAAATGAGCATGGACGATCTGGTTAACATCAGTGAAAAAGCCTGGAAAACGCCAGGGTCTAAAATGTTTATCGAAGTAGGCAAACAAGTCCCAGTTCGCGATTTAATTAAGGGCATGGTTATTCAATCTGGCAACGATGCTTCGGTCGCCCTGGCCGAGCACATTGCCGGCAGCGAAGACACCTTTGCGCAACTCATGAACAAATACGCTAAAACCATGGGCATGAACAACACCAACTTTGTTAACGCCACTGGCTTACCGCATCCAGAGCATTACACCACCGCTCGCGACTTGGGTATTTTAACCAAAACGTTGATTACCAAACATCCAGAAGAATACAAATGGTACTCAGAGCGTTCGTTTACCTTTAACGGCATAACCCAGCACAATCGTAATCGCATGCTATGGCAAGACCCATCGGTTGACGGCCTTAAGACAGGTCATACTGACAGCGCAGGTTATTGCTTAGTTACCTCGGCTAAGCGCGAAAACACGCGTTTAATTACCGTTGTACTGGGCACCAGCAGCTCTGAACAGCGTGTAGAAGAGTCACAAAAATTGCTTAATTACGGCTTTCGTTTTTTTGAAACCCATAAACTGTACAGCGCAAACCAACGTCTAAATGAGGCCAAGGTGTGGGAAGGCGCCACCGGTTTAGTCGGGCTGGGTCTTTTAGAAGATCTTTTCGTAACCGTACCCACAGGTCAATATAAAAATCTTAAAATTGAAACTTCAGTTGATGCCAATATTAGTGCACCCGTGATGTTGCACCAACCCTTAGGCAAGCTGTTTATTTCAATCAACGACAAGCCTTTAATGGAACGCCCTTTAGTGGCACTCGAAGCGGTAGAAGAAGGCTCTTTCTTTAAAAATTATTTGATCAGTTAGCGCGTTTTTTTAGCTCTATTTTTAGTTTTTTAAACTAAAGCCAAACAGTTAACCTATTTAAGTCCTTTGTACCGCTAAGGCAATTACTTTTCACCAGGCCTGTCCAACCCACGTTGACCAGGCTTTTTTAATGTTAAAAAGGAACACCATGTTGTCGCAAACCGTCACCGAACAAATTGTCTATTTAAACGGTCTGTACCTACCCATGTGCGAATCACAGATTTCTACTCAAGACCGTGGGTTTTTATTTGGTGATGGCGTATACGAAGTTATTCCGGTATACGAACGCACAGTGTTTAGTTTTGATGAGCACTTAGCACGACTTAAAAACAGCTTAAAAGCCACCAGCATTCCTAATCCACTCACCGACGCAGAATGGCTTAACCTATTAAACACCTTAGTGGCCAAGCACTCATGGGACAACCAATTCATTTATTTACAAGTGACCCGTGGCATTCAAATGCAACGCGACCACATGCCCGCCGACTGTTTAACCCCAACGCTGTACGCTTACAGCAATCCGCTTAAAGCGGTCAGTGACGACATTATTAAAAATGGCATTAAAGCCATTACCCTAGACGATATTCGCTGGTTAAACTGCGACATTAAAGCCATTACCTTATTGCCCAATGTCATGCTTAAATTAGCCTGTAAACACCGCAATGCCGACGACGCCATTTTAATTGCCCCCAATGGCAATATCACTGAAGGCACTGCCAGCAATGTGTTTATTGTTAAAAACAATACCTTACTTACGCCGCCCAATAGTTCGGCTATTTTGCCCGGTATTACCCGTTTATTAATCAATCGCATTGCCAAAGCGCACGGCATTACGGTACTTGAACAAAACTTAACCCTTGATGACTTAACCAGCGCCGACGAAATTTGGCTGGCCAGTTCAACCAAAGAAGCCTTGCCCATTACCCAATTAAACGACCTGCCCGTTGGATCTGGAAAACCCGGTGCACTGTGGCAATTAATGCGTCAACATTATCAAACGTATAAACATGACTTTGTCGCGCAATACTTGGCTCAGCAAGTTCAACAGCAGCAACAGCAACAATAATAAGATTCAAAAAAGAATAAAGAGCGCCCACTATGACCCAGGATTTACACACCCCAGATACGGAAAGTTTAATTGAGTTTCCTTGTGACTTTAAGTTAAAAGCCATGGGACACAATTGTGAAACCTTTATTGATTTAGTCTACCAAATCACACTTAATTACGCGCCTAACACCCCACGCGACAACATTGAAATTACTCCATCCAAAGGGCAAAAATTTATTTCGGTTAACATTACGTTTTATGCCACCTGCATAGAACAAGTGCACGGCATTTATGGCGATCTTAAAAAACACCCTGAAGTGTTAATGACACTTTGAGCTTTAACTTTTTTACAGTGCATTAACCATGTCAATCGTCATTAAATCGCTGGGACTGCAACCTTACCAGGCCTGCTGGCAAGCCATGCGCGACTTTACCGATGCGCGCCAACCCAATCAGGCCGATGAGTTGTGGATTGTACAACACCCTGCCGTGTTTACCCAAGGGCTTAACGGCCAAACCGAGCACATTTTGCAACACGCACCCCACATCCCAATCATTCAGACCGACCGTGGCGGGCAAGTGACCTACCACGCGCCTGGGCAACTCATTGTCTATGTGTTGGTCGATTTAAAACGCGCCCACCTTGGGGTACGCGCCTTGGTCACCCATCTAGAACAGAGCATTATTGAACTGTTAGCGCAGTTTAATATTGCAGCAACCGCGCGGTTTGATGCACCCGGCGTGTACGTTAATGGCCAAAAAATTGCCTCATTAGGGCTAAAAATTCGTAAACAAAAAGTTATCACGGCTTGGCGCTTAACGTCAACATGGACTTAACCCCATTTAACTACATTAACCCCTGCGGCTTGTTGGGCATGCAAATGACTCAACTAAGTGACCTCATCGCTTCGCCCTGTCCGAGCATGGACGCTTTAGGCGTGCAATTAACCGCGTTACTTAAACAGCGCTTGCTTAATTCGCAAAGCTTAGAAGACCTATAACTGAGCACCTCTATTAACATTAAAACGCATTCACGCCCTAAGTGTATATCTCGTATAATAATGACCCTTTTATTCTCGTTTGGCGCAGCAAGAGGCAGTAAGCAGCACTATGGCAAGTTCACCGCAGTATCAAGAAATCAGCATCGATTCTATTGGCAACTCTTCACGCTCGACCGATGGTTTATTGAGCTTAAAAAGTCAAAACCAAGCCATGCCCAAAGGGCAATACAAAACCAAGTCGCTTAAAAATCGCCCCGACCCAGAAGCCGAAAAGCTTAAAAAACCCCGTTGGATTAAAGCCAAGCTGCCCAAAGCCCGCGACATGCATCGTGTAGCCGAGTTAAAAGCCATTTTACGCGAGCAAGGTTTGCACAGCGTGTGCGAAGAAGCCTCATGCCCAAACCTGGGCGAGTGCTTTGGTCACGGCACCGCCACTTTTATGATTATGGGCGATATTTGCACCCGAAAATGCCCCTTTTGCGATGTCACCCATGGCCGACCCAAACCGCTTAACACAGCCGAGCCCGCGCATTTAGCGGCCACGGTAAACGCCATGCAACTGCAATACGTGGTGGTCACCTCGGTAGACCGTGACGATTTACGCGATGGCGGAGCAGGCCACTTTAACGCCTGCATCAGCGCCCTCCGCGAAACAGCACCCACCACCAAAATTGAAACCCTCGTGCCCGACTTTAGAGGTCGTTTAAGCATCGCCCTTAACACCTTAGTAGAGTGCCCACCCGATGTGTTAAATCACAACCTAGAAACCGTGCCACGGCTTTACGAAGAAGCACGTCCGGGTGCAGACTACCAGGCCTCGTTAGATTTGTTACAGCGCTTTAAAACCCTTAGCCCACAGACCACCACTAAATCGGGTTTAATGGTGGGCTTGGGCGAAACCTTAGACGAATTATTGGCGGTGATGCGCGACTTACGCCGCCACGAGGTAGACATGCTTACAGTAGGGCAATACTTGCAGCCCAGTGAGTTTCACTTAGCGGTTAAAAAATATTGGACACCCGACGAGTTTAAACAAATCGAAACCGCCGGCTACGCCATGGGCTTTAGCAATGTGGCCGCCGGCCCCATGGTGCGCTCGTCGTATCACGCCGATTTGCAAGCGCAAGGCATCCAAGACGACACCAATGCACTTAATTTAACGCCTTTAACCGCTTAACGCTGTTTAC is a genomic window containing:
- a CDS encoding D-alanyl-D-alanine carboxypeptidase family protein, with the translated sequence MTLLKQSLSLVLILFSSLSLANTQPTPDLSNIAMPAVVPTAPSIAGSAYLLMDFNSGNTLAESNVDARVEPASLTKIMTGFVVINELKNGKMSMDDLVNISEKAWKTPGSKMFIEVGKQVPVRDLIKGMVIQSGNDASVALAEHIAGSEDTFAQLMNKYAKTMGMNNTNFVNATGLPHPEHYTTARDLGILTKTLITKHPEEYKWYSERSFTFNGITQHNRNRMLWQDPSVDGLKTGHTDSAGYCLVTSAKRENTRLITVVLGTSSSEQRVEESQKLLNYGFRFFETHKLYSANQRLNEAKVWEGATGLVGLGLLEDLFVTVPTGQYKNLKIETSVDANISAPVMLHQPLGKLFISINDKPLMERPLVALEAVEEGSFFKNYLIS
- a CDS encoding YbeD family protein translates to MTQDLHTPDTESLIEFPCDFKLKAMGHNCETFIDLVYQITLNYAPNTPRDNIEITPSKGQKFISVNITFYATCIEQVHGIYGDLKKHPEVLMTL
- a CDS encoding D-amino acid aminotransferase, producing MLSQTVTEQIVYLNGLYLPMCESQISTQDRGFLFGDGVYEVIPVYERTVFSFDEHLARLKNSLKATSIPNPLTDAEWLNLLNTLVAKHSWDNQFIYLQVTRGIQMQRDHMPADCLTPTLYAYSNPLKAVSDDIIKNGIKAITLDDIRWLNCDIKAITLLPNVMLKLACKHRNADDAILIAPNGNITEGTASNVFIVKNNTLLTPPNSSAILPGITRLLINRIAKAHGITVLEQNLTLDDLTSADEIWLASSTKEALPITQLNDLPVGSGKPGALWQLMRQHYQTYKHDFVAQYLAQQVQQQQQQQ
- the rodA gene encoding rod shape-determining protein RodA — protein: MKINDTKSARVYRRNKGFLEALHLDGLLLLGIVLLLSVSLAIVYSASGGDQDVIARHILRISIGLGLMILFAQIPPNILYIFTPWVFLAGLAMLIGVLLFGEIGKGAQRWLEFGSIRFQPSELMKLALPMAVAWLFAHSQFPPSPQRLLLGLFIIALTGGLIVVQPDLGTSILIGMSGLFVLFFAGLPWKIILGSGATLLLSLPIAWQFMYDYQKQRVLTFLDPETDPLGTGYHIIQSKIAIGSGGIEGKGYMGSTQAHLDFLPESTTDFIFSVLSEEFGLIGVVLLLVLYSLVIARGLYIATQAQDNFTRLIAASFMMTLFIYVFVNIGMVSGMLPVVGLPLPLISYGGTSMMSLMISFGILMSIHTHKKMLID
- the lipA gene encoding lipoyl synthase produces the protein MASSPQYQEISIDSIGNSSRSTDGLLSLKSQNQAMPKGQYKTKSLKNRPDPEAEKLKKPRWIKAKLPKARDMHRVAELKAILREQGLHSVCEEASCPNLGECFGHGTATFMIMGDICTRKCPFCDVTHGRPKPLNTAEPAHLAATVNAMQLQYVVVTSVDRDDLRDGGAGHFNACISALRETAPTTKIETLVPDFRGRLSIALNTLVECPPDVLNHNLETVPRLYEEARPGADYQASLDLLQRFKTLSPQTTTKSGLMVGLGETLDELLAVMRDLRRHEVDMLTVGQYLQPSEFHLAVKKYWTPDEFKQIETAGYAMGFSNVAAGPMVRSSYHADLQAQGIQDDTNALNLTPLTA